The genomic stretch CGATCCGGACACCCGCGCTCTGCCCACCTTGCTTGAGGTGGGATTCGGCTCTGAAAGCGGCCGTGGCATGAGGCTTGTTGAGTCCATTGCTGCCCGCTGGGGCGTTGAGCTCCAAGCCGATCGGAAGGTGACGTGGTGTGAGCTCTCTACCGAGCCCGCCTCGCCATGCTCGGCAAACGACGGTCCACGCCTGAGCAGAGCAGAGGGATTGCTGGACCTCTACAAGGCCGAACATTCGCCGCGCGCGGTGAGTGCCGAGGGGTGCAGGCTGAAACTGGCCTGTGCGGAGGAGGCAGCGATCAACATCATCGCCGACCTCCTCCACTGGCTTCACGCTCATGGCAGCAACGCGGACGATGTGCTGGACCGGGCGCAAGTGCACTTTGAGGCAGTGACGGACGTCCCGGCGTAACAGGCGTCCGGACTTTCATCCGCTGGAGATCGCGGCTGAGTACGACCACACATCGGTGGGAAGTTCGTGCTGCAGATCCCAAGTGATCGCCATGGGCTTGCTGCCGGTGTGCTTCACATAGGTGGCTGGGCCGAGCAGTATCCAAGGCTCGGACTTGCCGATGCTGTTGCGCTTGTAGCGGCGCAGGAACAGCAAGACGTGGCTGCCCTGCTGGGCATGCTGCTGATAGCGCAGTCCCGTCGTGGAGTTCTCCGGCGTGGTGCTCTGTGACTCCCAGTGGAAGCGGGTGGGGCTGAGTGCGTAGTCCCTGTAGCGGACCGTAGGTGAGAAGTCCCGCTCGTTCTTCTCCAGGGTGATGAGTAGTGCATCCGTCTTTATCTCTTCGATCCAACGAACGCCTTGGCCGAAGTCTTTGGGCATCTGCCCGCCCAGCTGGGCTACCCCCAAGGCCGCAAGGATCTCGGAGCGGTTGTAGGCGCTGTGAACCTTCAGCGGGATGTGGCTGAGTGAGCCGTCTAGAGGAATGGGGTAGTGGTCGGCCTCGTCAAGGATGTAGGACAGGACCTGTCGAAGTTCGTCCCGGACTAGCCACTGGGTATGCAGCGATTCAAGCCCCCGTTGGTAGCTGCTGAAGCCGCCAGCGTTGTCCCACAGGTTGAAAAAGAGCATGCGGGCGTAGGCCTGCTCCTTGGGCGACAACGAGTCGTAGTCGGGGGCGTCATCTTCGAGAAGGCGGAGATAGGACCGGACACGCTCGGGGTCGTCTACGTGGAGAAACGCGTGAACGCGTTTGAGGAGGTCTGCTTCACCCGTCGGGGCTGCTTCCTCGATGAACCGTGCCTTGCGTAGCACCTTGGTCCATGAGTTGTCGCTCTTGTAAAGCTCCTTGATCTCGCGACGGCTCTCGCACAGGTAATCCGCCAACCTGGGCGTGCTGTAGCTCCTGGCTTCTTTCGCGAGCGTCGTGATGGTGGCCTTGAGCTGGGTGCGGATGTTGTCGAGGACGAGGTCCTTGGACTTGCCCTCCAAGATGATCTGGCAGCCGGAAGGCAGCTGAGGGAAGTCGCGCCCAATGCTGTCGACCAAGCGGTTGCGAGAAAGGTTGGTCAGCGCTCGGAACTGCTCCTCGAAGCGGAACTCTGCACGGTGCTGACCGATGAAGTCGAGCACCGTCAGCACTGGCTTGTTCGGCGTACGACGCAGTCCGCGTCCGAGCTGTTGGAGGAACACCGTCGCGCTGTTCGTAGGGCGCAGGAGAAGCAGGGTGTCGACATCGGGGACGTCGAGCCCCTCGTTGAAGAGGTCGACGGAGAAGATCACCTGGATGCGTCCGGCCTTGAGGTCCTCCAGTGTGCGTTCACGCACGGCGGGAGCCGAGTCGCTGTCGAGGGCTTCGGCCTTGAGGCCTGCCTCACGGAAACACCCGGCCATGAAGTGCGCGTGCGCCTTGGTTACGCAGAAACCGAGTGCACGCATAGAGCCCGGCTGGGCGATCTTGTCCTTGACCTGCTTGATGACGATACGAGCCCGCGCATGGTCGCCCGTGTAGAGATTGCCGAGCTCGTCTCGGTCGTAGGTGCCCGATCGCCAGTCAAGGTTGGTCAGATCTGTGCCGTCTGGGAGCCCGAAGTAGTGGAAGGGGCAGAGCAGGTCGTTTTCGAGTGCTTCCCAGAGCCGCAGCTCGGCGGCGATACGCCCGCCGAAGAACTCGTCCTGCACGTTCAGCCCGTCCATCCGCTCCGGGGTCGCTGTGAGGCCGAGGAGTTCGGCTGGTCTGAAGTGCTCGATCACGCGACGGTACGTGTCCGCCGTCGCGTGGTGGAACTCGTCGATAGCGATGACGTCGAAGTGATCGGGATTGAACTGCTCCAGACGTCTGAGGTTGAGCGACTGGACGCTAGCGAAGACGTGCGTCCACTCGCGGGGCTCCTGGCCGTTGTAAAGCAATTCGCCGAAGGACGCGTCGTCCAAAACCTCACGGTAGGTCCGCAGGGACTGCCTCAGGATCTCTTTGCGGTGGGCGACGAAGAGCAGCCGTGGGAGAGCTCCGCTGAGCTTGTCGCGCAGGTTCCGATAGTCCAGGGCGGCCATGACCGTCTTGCCGGTGCCGGTAGCCGCGACTAGGAGATTCTGGTGACGGCCGCGGATCTCACGCTCGACACGAAGGCGCTCCAGCATGTCCTTCTGGTGCGGGAGCGGATGTACTTCCAAGCCGGACAGGCTGATCTTGAGCTCACCGGCCGTCCCGGTGCCGCCCGCCTGGGCCAATGCGTCAGCAAGTCGCTCGCCGTCGCGGACAGGGTCGTACGTCTCGAATGTCGCGTCGGCCCAGTAGGCGTCGAAGGTCGCCTCAAACTTGTCGAGCACCCTGGGAGTGGCGACCGATGACAGCCGCACATTCCACTCCAGGCCGTCGAGCAGAGCCGCCTTCGACAGGTTGGAACTGCCCACATAGGCCGTGTCGAAGCCGGTGTTGCGCCGGAACAGCCACGCCTTGGCATGTAGACGAGTCGAGCGGACTTCATAGTTGACCTTCACCTCGGCACCGAACTCACGGACTAGTCGGTCCAATGCGTAACGATCGGTGGCGCCGATGTAGGTGGTCGTGATGACTCGTATCGGGACTCCACGCTCCCTCGCTGCGCGCAGTGAGTCTTCGAGGACCCGTATTCCGTACCACTTCACGAACGCGCAGAGCAGGTCAATACGGTCTGCAGTGGCAAGCTCCGCCCTCAACTCCGCGCCCAGACTGGGATCGTCGGGTGCGTTCGTGATCAACGCCGTCTCGGACAGGGGCGTGAGCGGGCGAATGGCGTAGACGCCTGGCGCTTCCCGCTCAGCAAGTGCGAGCAGTTGTCGAGGACCGTCAGCGATGGCGCCGCCCATTTCATCCATATCTGGATCCGGAGCGCTGGCGGCCAGCGAGCACATGATCTGGTTGGCGACGGCAACCTGCTTGTCGTGGGGTAGTTGACTCAGTCTGAGTCTCACAGCCTCACTGATGTGGCGGGCCAACACGTGTGGGGTGGACTCTTCACTGACCTCCGCATCGACGGCCTTCCAGCCCCGAGCGTCCAACTGCCTCATCTGCGCCTGCAAGTGGCGGGTAACGAGCTGCTCGTACACACCCGAGACGGGCTGTGACAGATCCCCTGGTTGAGTCATGCGTGTCCCCCTTGATCCCTCAAACCGCATGACCAGTTGTAACAGGGACCACTGACAAGCCGCGGCAGCTTGCCGACGCTGCTCAACGCGATCGCACACGGGCAGCGACGCGGTCAAATAGCGATTTGAAAGTGACATGACTGATCGAGTCGCTTCAGTATGGTGGGGTGGGAAAACGAAAGATCGGTCACATTGATGGCATCACCCCGGGCGCAGAGTTTCACCGACGGCTGCAGGTGCTGCGCAGCAACCTCCATCGGGACAGGGTGCGCGGCATCTCATGGCTCGATGACGAGGACGGTAGCGAAGTCGCTGATGCCATCGTGCTGCACGGGGGATATGAGGACGATCACGATGATTGGACCACGATCCGGTACACGGGAGCCTCGCCTGACACGGAGAAGGTCAAGGTTGATGGGGTTCCGAGGCTCCTGCGTAGCCAGTCCTGGGAGTATCAGGACAATGCAGCGCTGAAGCGGAGTTATGACCGAGGGCATTACATACGGGTCATACGGGGATGGAAGGGTGATGCGAGGTACTCCCCGATCGACTGCTACAGGTACGACGGTCTGTACGAGATCACGGATGTCCGTACAGCCATCTCAAAGTCGCCAGCACCGGACGGCACACCCATCGAGATCTGTCAGTTTGACCTGAGGCGTCTGCCCGATGAGCTCCAAGATCCGACCTCGGTGGAGCGTCAGATATCGGACCTGCTCGAGCAGCGGGAAGAGCGCCCACAGGAAGAGCAGCCGGAAGAAGACTCAGAGACAGTGGGGGATGTGGCTGAGGAGGAGTCGGGCGAGGAGGCGCCGGAGGGGGAAAGATTCCCTGAGACGCGCAGTGCCGAGGTCCAGCGCCTGGTGCGCGATGACGCAGTGATAAGGAACGTCAAAAGGCTCCACGATGGAGAGTGCCAGGCGTGTGGCCTCCGGCTGGTGGGGCCAGGCGGGAAGCCTTATAGCGAAGGCGCCCACATCCGTCCTCTGGGGATGCCGCACAAGGGCCCGGACGTTGAGCCGAACGTCCTCTGTCTGTGCCCCAACTGCCATGTGCGACTTGATATCGGTGCCATCGTTATTGACGACGATTGGTCGATCATCGTGCGGGCTGGGGCCATGGGTGGGAACCTGCGGCCGAAGCTCAAGAGGCACCGGAAGCACAAGATTCACCTGGACTACATTCGCTACCACCGTGAGTGGTGGCTGGGCAGGGATGACCCCAGCGAGGAGTAGAGCTGGGGTCATTGCCGTCGTGTGGGTGCGGAGCGGTAGGGGCTGGCCGGCTACGCCGCTCCGTGGCACCCCTCGTAAGCCTGACCCGACACGCACCAGCACTCCGCCCCCCGCTGCGGCGGCCAAGCCGCAGCCCGCCCCCGGGCCGCCAGCGTCGTCGCGTACTGCGGGAGCAGCGTCGCGTCCGCTGGGGACGAACCTTCCGACGCCGCGAACGCCTCGTAAGACGGGACCGTGCCCGTCACGATGCCCAGGTTGGCCGTGCCGGAAGAGGACAGTTCGCGGAGGGACGACTCTATGGTCGCGAGGTGGGTCTCGTGGGACGGGTACTCCGTGGTGAGGGTCGGGTAGGCCGAGAGGAGTTCCGCCAGCTCCCCCGCCGGCCAGTGCAGGACCGCTACCGGGAAGGGGCGGGAGAGGGCCTCGCGGTAGGCGCCCAGTTCGGCTTGGAGGCGGGAGATTTCTGCCTGGAGTTCTGCCGGGTTGTCCGAGCCCAGGGACCAGACGCGTTTGGGGTCGTGGAGTTCGTCCAGGGAGACCGGGGCTGTGTGGAGGGTGTCCGCCAGGGTGTCCCAGGTGTCGTGCGGCAGGCCCAGCATGCGGCGGACGCGGTGGCGGCCGTAGAGGAGGGGGTGGGTGGAGGGCATCGGTTCCGTGCCCTCCGGGAGGAGCAGGGTCGCTGCCTCCGTGAATGTCTCCGCCGCTGCCTCCAGCTCGTCGTGGGACTCCAGGGACTCCGCCACGATCACCCACGGCGCCGGGTCCCGGGGGGCCGTCGTGCGGATGCCCTCGATGATCGCCCTGGCCTCCGCCTCGTGGCCGTACTCCCAGAGGTTCGACGCCTTCAGGGCGCGGATCAGGGGCGGGTTCTCCAGGCCGTCCGTCGTGGACAGCAGGCGGTCGTAGAGCGCGGTGGCCGCGGGGCGGTC from Streptomyces roseochromogenus subsp. oscitans DS 12.976 encodes the following:
- a CDS encoding ATP-binding protein, with amino-acid sequence MGYNEASPARQSWDLPFTADPEEVAALRRLMRLHLGLWGLEDVVEAAQLCVSELVTNVITHVGLGTLATLAVSMNGSYVRIEVHDPDTRALPTLLEVGFGSESGRGMRLVESIAARWGVELQADRKVTWCELSTEPASPCSANDGPRLSRAEGLLDLYKAEHSPRAVSAEGCRLKLACAEEAAINIIADLLHWLHAHGSNADDVLDRAQVHFEAVTDVPA
- a CDS encoding DUF3427 domain-containing protein — translated: MTQPGDLSQPVSGVYEQLVTRHLQAQMRQLDARGWKAVDAEVSEESTPHVLARHISEAVRLRLSQLPHDKQVAVANQIMCSLAASAPDPDMDEMGGAIADGPRQLLALAEREAPGVYAIRPLTPLSETALITNAPDDPSLGAELRAELATADRIDLLCAFVKWYGIRVLEDSLRAARERGVPIRVITTTYIGATDRYALDRLVREFGAEVKVNYEVRSTRLHAKAWLFRRNTGFDTAYVGSSNLSKAALLDGLEWNVRLSSVATPRVLDKFEATFDAYWADATFETYDPVRDGERLADALAQAGGTGTAGELKISLSGLEVHPLPHQKDMLERLRVEREIRGRHQNLLVAATGTGKTVMAALDYRNLRDKLSGALPRLLFVAHRKEILRQSLRTYREVLDDASFGELLYNGQEPREWTHVFASVQSLNLRRLEQFNPDHFDVIAIDEFHHATADTYRRVIEHFRPAELLGLTATPERMDGLNVQDEFFGGRIAAELRLWEALENDLLCPFHYFGLPDGTDLTNLDWRSGTYDRDELGNLYTGDHARARIVIKQVKDKIAQPGSMRALGFCVTKAHAHFMAGCFREAGLKAEALDSDSAPAVRERTLEDLKAGRIQVIFSVDLFNEGLDVPDVDTLLLLRPTNSATVFLQQLGRGLRRTPNKPVLTVLDFIGQHRAEFRFEEQFRALTNLSRNRLVDSIGRDFPQLPSGCQIILEGKSKDLVLDNIRTQLKATITTLAKEARSYSTPRLADYLCESRREIKELYKSDNSWTKVLRKARFIEEAAPTGEADLLKRVHAFLHVDDPERVRSYLRLLEDDAPDYDSLSPKEQAYARMLFFNLWDNAGGFSSYQRGLESLHTQWLVRDELRQVLSYILDEADHYPIPLDGSLSHIPLKVHSAYNRSEILAALGVAQLGGQMPKDFGQGVRWIEEIKTDALLITLEKNERDFSPTVRYRDYALSPTRFHWESQSTTPENSTTGLRYQQHAQQGSHVLLFLRRYKRNSIGKSEPWILLGPATYVKHTGSKPMAITWDLQHELPTDVWSYSAAISSG
- a CDS encoding YDG/SRA domain-containing protein; the encoded protein is MGKRKIGHIDGITPGAEFHRRLQVLRSNLHRDRVRGISWLDDEDGSEVADAIVLHGGYEDDHDDWTTIRYTGASPDTEKVKVDGVPRLLRSQSWEYQDNAALKRSYDRGHYIRVIRGWKGDARYSPIDCYRYDGLYEITDVRTAISKSPAPDGTPIEICQFDLRRLPDELQDPTSVERQISDLLEQREERPQEEQPEEDSETVGDVAEEESGEEAPEGERFPETRSAEVQRLVRDDAVIRNVKRLHDGECQACGLRLVGPGGKPYSEGAHIRPLGMPHKGPDVEPNVLCLCPNCHVRLDIGAIVIDDDWSIIVRAGAMGGNLRPKLKRHRKHKIHLDYIRYHREWWLGRDDPSEE